The Candidatus Zixiibacteriota bacterium genome has a segment encoding these proteins:
- a CDS encoding tandem-95 repeat protein, which produces NGNGTGTFNWTPAYTQSGSYNITFFASDGFSLDSEIVAITVIEAGNQAPFLAAIGPKSVYEARNLNFGVTAADPDGTFPTLTTSILPGGATFVDNHNGTGTFNWTPNNAQAASYFVTFYASDGSIIDSEAIVITVLNANQPPVLAAIGPRSVNENANLNFGVSAVDGDGTIPVLTTSALPAGAGFVNNGNGTGTFNWTPTFYQSGVYNVTFYVTDDSLGVDSEIVAITVNNINQAPILAAIGARIVDENSNLNFSASATDPDGNIPVLTVSTLPTGATFIDNANGTGTFDWTPTFDQSGLYYVTFYASDGVAIDSEAVTITVNNVNRPPVLAAIGAKAVGEGINLNFNVTSTDPDGNIPALTVLTLPTGATFVDHANGSGTFDWTPTFDQAGTYSVTFYSSDGVAIDSEVVSITVGGVNQAPILAAIGAKVVNENSNLNFGVSATDADGNIPALTVSTLPTGATFVDNANGTGTFNWTPTFYQAGTYNVTLYASDGIATDSEVVTITVNNVNQPPILAAIGAKTINENSNLNFGVSASDLDGNIPALTVSTLPTGATFADNANGTGTFNWTPTFYQSGIFSVTFYASDGVVIDSEVVTITVNNVNQPPILAAIGAKAVDENTNLNFGISASDLDGNIPALTVSTLPTGATFVDNANGSGTFDWTPTFDQSGIYNVTFYASDGVAIDSEIVSITVGGVNQAPILAAIGAKTANENSNLNFGVTAADADGNIPALTVSTLPTGATFVDHADGSGTFNWTPTFYQAGSYSVTFYASDGVAIDSEIVTITVNNVNQAPILAAIGAKTINENSNLNFGVSASDLDGNIPALTVSTLPTGATFIDHANGTGTFDWTPTFYQAGFYNVTFYSSDGSATDSEVVTITVNNVNQSPILAAIGAKAVDENNNLNFGVSASDLDGNIPTLTVSTLPTGATFIDNTNGTGTFNWTPTFDQAGIYSVTFYASDGVTIDSEVVSITVGGINQPPVLAAIGAKAVEENSNLNFGVSTTDADGNIPALTVSTLPSGATFSDHADGTGTFDWTPTFDQSGVYNVTFYASDGIAIDSEIVTVTVNDVNRAPIANAGPDQPNGIVGATAILDGTGSYDPDGTGLIYSWTQVSGPAATLSDPAVSSPTFVPSFPGVYSFALTVTDGTLFSAPDNVVITAANAAPPQAISDLSIAIVADNILLSWSAVTRDTDGLNTQIGGYIIYRDTIAYFTPSTADSIGATDPLTLTFTDNNLGGANVVGDTLQQYFYAVISYDIYGNRSAASNRVGEYDYQIVTTLTTNYNLICIPFENTGITTADQLINAIGRSSVRTVNNYRPSSQSFEQRFAAGFGVNFSVVPGGIYQVNASGATIFSVAGRVPAPGAITYQLVSTATTDYSFLSVPFEREANFRYAQDVLNNVPGGFNTLNNFVAGSQSYQSRFAAGFGVNFRVKAGRPYQANSARNDTFPKP; this is translated from the coding sequence AATGGCAACGGCACCGGGACTTTCAACTGGACTCCGGCCTATACTCAATCCGGAAGCTATAACATAACCTTCTTCGCCTCTGATGGTTTCTCGTTAGATTCCGAAATCGTTGCGATTACGGTCATCGAGGCGGGCAATCAGGCGCCGTTTCTGGCAGCAATCGGCCCGAAATCGGTCTATGAAGCCAGAAATCTTAATTTCGGCGTAACCGCGGCCGACCCCGATGGAACTTTCCCGACTCTGACTACTTCAATATTACCGGGCGGGGCCACTTTTGTCGATAATCATAATGGTACCGGAACCTTTAACTGGACACCAAATAATGCCCAGGCAGCAAGTTATTTTGTGACTTTCTATGCCTCGGATGGTTCCATAATTGATAGTGAAGCGATCGTGATAACAGTCCTTAACGCCAATCAGCCGCCGGTGCTGGCGGCTATCGGGCCCAGAAGTGTTAACGAGAATGCCAATCTCAATTTTGGCGTCTCGGCCGTTGATGGTGACGGCACCATACCGGTTCTTACCACTTCGGCTCTTCCTGCGGGTGCCGGTTTCGTAAACAATGGCAACGGCACCGGGACCTTCAACTGGACACCGACTTTCTATCAATCCGGCGTTTACAATGTTACTTTCTATGTCACCGATGATTCTCTGGGCGTTGATTCCGAGATAGTCGCAATCACGGTTAATAATATCAACCAGGCTCCCATTCTGGCAGCTATTGGTGCAAGAATCGTTGACGAAAACAGCAATCTGAATTTCAGTGCTTCGGCGACCGATCCGGATGGCAATATCCCTGTTCTTACGGTCTCGACTCTTCCGACTGGCGCGACTTTTATCGATAATGCCAACGGTACCGGGACATTCGACTGGACTCCGACATTCGATCAGTCCGGCCTCTACTATGTGACCTTCTATGCATCAGATGGCGTGGCCATTGATTCTGAGGCTGTGACCATAACCGTTAATAATGTCAATCGTCCCCCGGTGCTGGCAGCAATCGGCGCCAAAGCGGTGGGCGAGGGCATCAATCTCAATTTCAATGTGACTTCCACCGACCCGGATGGCAATATTCCTGCTCTTACCGTCTTGACTCTTCCGACCGGCGCGACTTTTGTGGATCATGCCAACGGCAGCGGGACGTTCGACTGGACACCGACCTTTGATCAGGCCGGTACTTACAGTGTGACATTCTACTCTTCCGACGGTGTGGCGATTGATTCCGAGGTCGTCTCCATAACGGTGGGTGGTGTCAATCAGGCTCCAATTCTGGCTGCTATCGGTGCCAAGGTTGTTAATGAAAATAGTAATCTGAACTTTGGTGTTTCGGCTACCGACGCGGATGGCAATATACCTGCTCTTACGGTATCGACTCTACCGACCGGTGCTACTTTCGTTGATAATGCCAACGGCACTGGTACATTCAATTGGACGCCGACCTTCTATCAGGCCGGTACTTACAACGTGACACTCTATGCCTCCGACGGGATCGCTACCGATTCCGAGGTTGTAACTATAACGGTTAATAATGTCAATCAACCGCCGATTCTGGCCGCTATTGGCGCGAAAACGATTAATGAAAACAGCAATTTGAACTTCGGCGTTTCGGCCTCTGACCTGGACGGCAATATCCCCGCTCTTACGGTCTCGACGCTACCGACCGGCGCGACTTTCGCTGATAATGCCAACGGCACCGGCACTTTCAACTGGACACCGACATTTTATCAATCCGGTATTTTTAGTGTGACATTCTATGCTTCCGATGGTGTTGTAATCGATTCCGAGGTTGTAACGATAACGGTTAACAATGTCAATCAGCCTCCAATTCTGGCCGCGATCGGTGCGAAGGCGGTTGATGAAAACACCAATTTGAACTTTGGTATTTCGGCCTCTGACCTTGATGGCAACATTCCTGCTCTTACGGTATCGACACTGCCGACCGGCGCGACTTTTGTCGACAATGCCAACGGCAGCGGGACTTTTGACTGGACACCGACTTTTGATCAATCCGGGATTTACAATGTGACTTTCTATGCTTCAGATGGTGTGGCTATCGATTCTGAGATCGTTTCCATAACAGTGGGTGGTGTTAATCAGGCTCCGATTCTGGCGGCGATTGGTGCGAAGACAGCTAATGAGAACAGCAATCTTAATTTTGGCGTCACGGCTGCTGACGCGGATGGTAATATCCCTGCTCTTACGGTTTCGACACTGCCGACCGGCGCGACTTTTGTCGATCATGCCGACGGCAGCGGCACTTTCAACTGGACGCCGACATTCTATCAGGCCGGGTCTTATAGTGTCACGTTCTATGCCTCCGACGGTGTGGCTATTGATTCGGAGATAGTCACCATAACGGTCAATAATGTCAATCAGGCTCCCATTCTGGCCGCCATCGGTGCGAAAACGATTAATGAAAACAGCAATTTGAACTTCGGCGTTTCGGCCTCTGACCTGGACGGCAATATTCCTGCTCTTACGGTCTCAACGCTTCCGACCGGCGCGACTTTTATCGATCATGCCAACGGTACTGGTACATTCGATTGGACGCCGACTTTCTATCAGGCCGGTTTTTACAATGTGACTTTCTATTCTTCTGACGGTTCCGCGACCGATTCTGAGGTCGTTACTATAACAGTGAATAATGTCAATCAGTCCCCGATTCTGGCCGCTATCGGCGCGAAGGCCGTTGACGAAAACAATAATCTGAATTTTGGAGTTTCAGCCTCTGACCTTGACGGCAACATCCCCACTCTTACGGTCTCGACGCTACCGACCGGCGCTACTTTTATCGATAATACCAACGGCACTGGTACATTCAACTGGACGCCGACCTTCGATCAGGCCGGGATTTATAGCGTGACATTTTATGCCTCCGACGGTGTGACCATTGATTCCGAAGTCGTCTCGATAACGGTCGGAGGAATCAATCAGCCGCCTGTGCTGGCCGCGATTGGTGCGAAAGCTGTTGAAGAAAACAGCAATCTGAATTTTGGTGTTTCGACTACCGACGCTGATGGCAATATACCGGCTCTTACGGTCTCCACTCTACCCTCCGGAGCCACTTTTAGCGATCATGCCGATGGCACCGGCACTTTCGACTGGACACCGACCTTCGATCAGTCCGGGGTTTACAATGTGACTTTCTATGCCTCCGATGGCATTGCTATTGACTCCGAGATAGTCACGGTAACGGTAAATGATGTCAACCGGGCGCCGATTGCCAACGCGGGGCCGGATCAGCCCAATGGCATAGTCGGTGCAACGGCCATTCTGGATGGCACCGGTTCGTATGATCCCGATGGTACAGGTTTGATTTATTCCTGGACTCAGGTAAGCGGCCCGGCGGCAACTCTTTCGGATCCGGCGGTTTCATCACCGACCTTTGTCCCGTCATTCCCGGGTGTTTATTCTTTCGCCTTGACAGTTACCGACGGCACTCTTTTCTCGGCCCCGGATAACGTGGTGATCACGGCGGCCAATGCCGCTCCGCCTCAGGCGATAAGCGACCTTTCGATTGCCATTGTTGCGGATAATATCCTGTTGTCCTGGTCGGCTGTCACCCGCGATACCGACGGACTCAACACCCAGATCGGCGGGTATATTATCTATCGTGATACGATCGCATATTTCACACCGAGCACGGCCGATTCGATAGGCGCAACCGACCCGCTGACTCTGACTTTCACCGATAATAATCTCGGCGGGGCCAATGTGGTCGGCGACACCCTGCAGCAGTATTTCTATGCGGTGATTTCATATGATATTTACGGAAACAGATCAGCGGCTTCCAATCGGGTGGGTGAGTACGATTATCAAATCGTGACTACCCTCACGACCAATTATAACCTGATCTGTATTCCTTTCGAGAATACCGGGATAACCACGGCGGATCAGTTAATTAACGCCATCGGGCGGTCAAGCGTCCGGACGGTCAACAATTATCGTCCGTCCTCGCAGAGTTTCGAGCAGCGTTTTGCGGCCGGATTCGGCGTTAATTTCAGCGTGGTTCCGGGAGGCATTTATCAAGTCAATGCCTCCGGTGCAACTATTTTCTCGGTGGCCGGGCGCGTCCCCGCTCCGGGAGCAATAACATATCAACTGGTATCGACAGCCACGACCGATTACAGTTTCCTCTCGGTGCCGTTCGAGCGGGAAGCGAATTTCCGCTATGCACAGGATGTATTGAACAACGTTCCGGGAGGATTCAATACCCTTAACAATTTTGTGGCCGGCTCGCAGAGTTACCAGTCGAGGTTTGCCGCCGGTTTCGGTGTCAATTTCCGGGTGAAGGCCGGTCGACCATACCAGGCCAACAGCGCCCGGAATGATACCTTTCCGAAGCCGTGA
- a CDS encoding Ig-like domain-containing protein, protein MSMKNICFIINGGAKVHSGLGRFKIPKLLGLIALLMMLHTSLAFAQGSIFGAVHNANASVPANGEIGFYGFIDNTDEEIRIESSVGAGYDAGNWFDDFQNYLTKAPGLPYRYNFYNTTNFQGVVLSKTVPNNSFQQEDVTLAPVAWPVAPTGFSSRVVSGTSVVISWTRTAGLTYHIYRRPATSDGSFFRIDSPAGSLANPGVADSFYVDNTVDGVSSYHFLLIAQDGSGNLGPHSAIFTVNSASLAPPIVNSITPNIGTYLGGTPVIVRGTGFDMAGATVNIGPGVLISVTVVSPYQINGVTPVGAVGAVNISVRNNAAALTSAPLTGGFTYEGNQPPVLAAIGPRSTTENVILTFGVSAADPDGTTPVLSTSALPGTATFVNNLNGTGTFNWTPSFTSAGAYPVTFYANDGIAIDSEIVTITVIDAGNQPPVLDPIGPRSVAEGGNLNFNITSSDIDATIPSLSATNIPTNATFLDNGNGTGTFNFNPDLSQAGSYSVTFKAFDGALVDSEVVVITVTNSNQAPVLAAIGPQTTTENVNLNFNVTATDADLQTLTLTTSTLPNGASFTDLGNGTATFDWTPTFTQSGVYAVTFRVSDGLLLDSEIVSITVTEAGNQPPVLDSIRAQTVAEGQVLARTITATDPDGSTPILSTGPLPANATFVDNSNGTGSFTFSPSFAQAGSYDVLFIASDGALADSELVRIVVTDLGNQPPVLSHTNDTTINEGDSLVVRVTATDPEGGGVRLSISTSLVGYNYVDSGNGVGLFRFRASYLDAGIDTIRFFATDMATLPLSSSDTMTVTILDVNRPPIIDSIGPFAVSVGRTLSFAVTATDSTDSNPAHRLYLSVFNLPLNATFVDSGQGIGHFTFTPASGQAGVDTVQFMAIDEGTPRLTDIQDVIITVVASNNPPVFTALPPYGITTEGDTLTLLVRATDADGQAITLSAVKFPLHSTFVDSGNGSGVFVFMPSYVQSGLHQVVFTASDGIDVNRGKATLIQVLEAGNQKPRPMPLSRTTVMEAGLSNSIPAMSRMAFIISISSLMTGSWSTRQWSSLRSMRPEIRRLFSRLHSMILRLQKCAG, encoded by the coding sequence ATGAGTATGAAAAATATATGTTTTATCATAAATGGAGGTGCCAAAGTGCATAGCGGATTAGGCCGATTTAAGATACCAAAATTACTTGGTTTGATTGCTCTTCTGATGATGCTGCATACATCTCTGGCTTTTGCCCAGGGGTCGATTTTTGGAGCCGTTCACAATGCCAATGCTTCCGTTCCCGCCAACGGCGAGATAGGCTTCTACGGCTTCATCGACAACACCGACGAGGAGATACGTATCGAATCCTCGGTCGGCGCCGGATATGATGCCGGCAACTGGTTTGATGATTTTCAGAATTATCTGACCAAGGCTCCCGGACTTCCATACCGTTATAACTTCTACAATACGACTAATTTCCAGGGCGTCGTGCTTTCCAAGACGGTCCCCAATAACTCATTCCAGCAGGAGGATGTCACCCTGGCCCCGGTTGCCTGGCCGGTGGCGCCGACCGGTTTCTCCAGCCGCGTCGTTTCGGGAACCTCGGTGGTCATCAGTTGGACCAGAACCGCAGGATTGACTTACCATATCTACCGCCGTCCGGCGACTTCAGATGGTTCTTTCTTCCGGATCGATAGTCCGGCCGGTTCGCTGGCTAATCCCGGCGTGGCCGACAGTTTCTATGTCGATAACACTGTCGATGGGGTAAGCTCCTATCATTTCTTGCTGATCGCTCAGGATGGTTCGGGAAATCTTGGCCCGCATTCGGCGATCTTCACGGTCAATTCAGCCAGTCTGGCTCCGCCGATCGTGAACTCGATCACCCCCAATATTGGCACTTATCTGGGCGGAACCCCGGTGATAGTCCGTGGAACCGGCTTTGATATGGCTGGCGCAACGGTTAATATCGGCCCCGGCGTTTTGATTTCCGTGACCGTGGTCTCCCCATACCAGATCAACGGTGTGACCCCGGTTGGAGCGGTCGGCGCCGTGAATATTTCCGTTCGCAACAACGCCGCCGCGCTGACCTCGGCGCCTCTGACCGGCGGATTCACCTATGAGGGAAATCAGCCGCCGGTGCTGGCGGCTATCGGCCCGCGGTCGACCACAGAAAATGTCATTCTGACTTTTGGCGTTTCGGCTGCCGACCCTGATGGAACCACGCCGGTTCTTTCCACTTCGGCCCTTCCGGGGACAGCCACTTTTGTGAATAATCTTAATGGCACCGGCACCTTCAACTGGACTCCTTCATTCACTAGCGCCGGAGCATACCCGGTGACTTTCTATGCAAATGATGGCATTGCAATTGACTCCGAAATTGTCACGATAACCGTTATAGATGCCGGTAATCAGCCGCCGGTTCTGGACCCGATCGGCCCGCGCTCTGTCGCTGAGGGCGGCAATCTGAACTTCAACATCACTTCTTCCGATATCGATGCGACTATCCCCTCACTTTCGGCCACCAATATTCCAACCAATGCCACTTTCTTAGACAACGGCAATGGCACCGGGACTTTCAATTTCAATCCCGATTTAAGTCAGGCCGGCTCCTACTCGGTTACTTTTAAGGCTTTTGATGGCGCCCTGGTTGATTCCGAGGTGGTCGTGATTACGGTCACCAACAGCAATCAGGCGCCGGTTCTGGCCGCTATCGGACCGCAGACGACAACCGAAAATGTTAATCTCAATTTCAATGTCACTGCCACTGATGCCGACCTGCAGACATTGACGCTCACCACTTCCACTCTTCCGAATGGAGCCTCCTTTACCGACCTCGGCAATGGCACGGCAACTTTTGACTGGACACCGACCTTTACTCAATCGGGCGTTTATGCGGTGACATTCCGGGTGTCTGATGGGTTGCTGCTGGACTCCGAGATTGTTTCGATCACGGTTACCGAAGCCGGCAACCAGCCCCCCGTTCTGGATAGTATCCGGGCGCAGACCGTAGCCGAAGGGCAGGTTCTGGCCAGGACCATTACGGCGACCGATCCTGACGGTTCAACGCCGATTCTTTCCACCGGCCCGCTTCCGGCGAACGCCACTTTTGTGGATAATAGCAATGGCACCGGGAGTTTCACATTCAGTCCCAGCTTCGCCCAAGCAGGATCATATGACGTTCTATTTATCGCATCCGATGGCGCTCTGGCCGATTCCGAGCTGGTGCGGATCGTCGTGACCGACCTGGGGAACCAGCCGCCGGTTTTGAGCCATACCAATGATACTACCATCAATGAAGGTGACTCGCTGGTAGTAAGGGTGACCGCCACCGATCCCGAGGGTGGAGGCGTAAGATTAAGCATCTCAACCTCTTTGGTCGGATATAACTATGTTGATAGCGGCAATGGCGTCGGTTTGTTCCGATTCCGCGCTTCTTATTTAGATGCCGGAATAGATACCATCCGCTTCTTTGCCACCGATATGGCAACTCTGCCGCTATCCTCCTCCGACACCATGACCGTGACCATTCTCGATGTCAACCGCCCACCGATCATAGATTCAATTGGCCCGTTTGCCGTGTCGGTCGGAAGAACTCTCAGTTTTGCGGTAACCGCGACCGATTCCACCGATTCTAACCCGGCCCACCGGCTCTATCTGTCGGTCTTCAATCTGCCTCTGAACGCCACTTTTGTCGATTCGGGGCAAGGAATCGGCCATTTCACTTTTACGCCGGCTTCAGGTCAGGCGGGTGTTGACACGGTCCAGTTTATGGCCATTGATGAAGGCACGCCGCGGTTGACGGACATACAGGACGTCATTATAACCGTGGTTGCAAGTAATAATCCCCCGGTCTTTACCGCGCTTCCTCCCTATGGCATAACGACCGAGGGAGATACGCTGACTTTGCTTGTCAGAGCCACCGATGCCGATGGTCAGGCGATCACGCTCTCGGCTGTCAAATTTCCGCTCCATTCGACTTTTGTCGATAGCGGCAATGGCTCCGGTGTCTTCGTGTTCATGCCCAGTTATGTGCAATCGGGACTCCATCAGGTGGTCTTTACGGCCAGCGACGGGATCGATGTTAACCGTGGCAAAGCGACGCTGATTCAGGTTCTCGAGGCGGGAAACCAGAAGCCCCGACCCATGCCACTTTCACGGACAACGGTAATGGAAGCGGGACTATCAAATTCAATCCCAGCTATGTCCAGGATGGCGTTTATAATATCTATATCATCGCTTATGACGGGCAGTTGGTCGACACGGCAGTGGTCATCATTACGGTCAATGAGGCCGGAAATCAGACGCCTGTTTTCACGACTGCATTCAATGATACTTCGACTACAGAAATGCGCCGGTTGA
- a CDS encoding dockerin type I domain-containing protein gives MVDTAVVIITVNEAGNQTPVFTTAFNDTSTTEMRRLTFNVAAADPDLDNPVLTAVNLPSGATFTDHHNSTGTFDWQTDNFDSGHFVATFYATDSIDAGLIDSLPMNIFVKDTNLLARIVFQSPNNLEVRTVFEGDTLYFRVYARDPDSTIPILAIDTTTAYLLKPNMTFTTYDSAKTTVGVFRFTPDYTQDSTLGSPTGFFYYIRWVSHDGTAPTDPAYDVYSAPIAFVVKNANQVPVIAPLRDTSVIEGDTLRFNVYASDGDGTRPVLRVENLPTNAVFTGVLPDVKNFRFYPDYTQSGIYAVRFIATDDSLATDTAIVNITVIDAGNQRPIFTTTLPDTQAVVIGQTLNQHLVAKDGDLDPMVITADNVIAYATFTDSGNGAALYRYQPNFSQLGSVFRVMFIVRDPLGAADTLITHYRPVEFLRGDANSDSRLDAMDVMFLINFLYKGGRAPVLQEAADVNFDEALDIRDASYLINYFYKQGPPPPTTK, from the coding sequence TTGGTCGACACGGCAGTGGTCATCATTACGGTCAATGAGGCCGGAAATCAGACGCCTGTTTTCACGACTGCATTCAATGATACTTCGACTACAGAAATGCGCCGGTTGACGTTTAATGTGGCCGCCGCTGATCCCGATCTGGATAATCCGGTTTTGACGGCGGTCAATTTGCCGAGCGGGGCGACTTTTACCGATCACCACAACAGCACCGGTACTTTTGACTGGCAGACCGACAACTTCGATTCCGGACATTTTGTGGCGACTTTTTACGCCACCGATTCAATTGACGCTGGTTTGATTGATTCCCTGCCGATGAATATCTTCGTTAAGGACACTAACCTTCTGGCCCGGATAGTCTTCCAAAGCCCAAATAATCTGGAAGTCAGGACCGTTTTTGAAGGTGACACCCTTTATTTCCGTGTTTATGCCCGCGACCCGGACAGCACCATTCCGATTTTGGCCATTGATACCACAACCGCTTACCTGTTAAAACCGAATATGACATTCACTACCTACGATTCGGCCAAGACAACCGTGGGGGTTTTCCGTTTCACGCCCGACTATACGCAGGACAGCACCCTAGGCAGCCCGACCGGATTCTTCTATTACATCCGCTGGGTATCGCATGACGGGACCGCACCGACCGACCCGGCTTATGATGTTTACAGCGCGCCCATTGCGTTTGTTGTCAAGAATGCCAATCAGGTGCCGGTCATTGCCCCTCTCCGTGATACTTCCGTCATTGAGGGTGATACCCTCAGGTTCAATGTTTATGCCTCCGACGGCGACGGGACTCGGCCGGTTCTTCGGGTGGAAAATCTTCCGACCAACGCCGTTTTCACCGGCGTTCTTCCCGATGTGAAGAACTTCCGGTTTTATCCCGATTACACCCAGAGTGGGATTTACGCGGTGCGGTTTATTGCCACCGATGATTCGCTGGCGACCGATACGGCCATTGTCAACATAACCGTTATTGATGCCGGCAATCAGCGGCCGATTTTCACGACCACGCTGCCGGACACTCAGGCGGTTGTTATCGGCCAGACACTCAATCAGCACCTGGTGGCCAAGGATGGTGATTTGGACCCGATGGTAATAACCGCCGATAATGTCATTGCCTATGCCACTTTCACCGATTCGGGGAACGGGGCCGCCCTTTATCGTTACCAGCCCAACTTTAGCCAGTTGGGGAGTGTTTTCAGGGTTATGTTCATAGTTCGCGATCCGCTCGGCGCCGCCGATACCCTGATCACGCATTATCGGCCGGTGGAATTCCTCCGGGGTGACGCCAATTCGGACAGCCGTCTGGATGCCATGGACGTGATGTTTCTTATCAATTTCTTATATAAGGGTGGCCGGGCGCCGGTATTGCAGGAGGCGGCCGATGTCAATTTTGATGAAGCTCTGGATATTCGCGATGCTTCCTACCTGATTAACTACTTCTATAAGCAGGGTCCTCCGCCCCCGACAACCAAATAA